A single Vigna radiata var. radiata cultivar VC1973A chromosome 8, Vradiata_ver6, whole genome shotgun sequence DNA region contains:
- the LOC106770038 gene encoding probable magnesium transporter NIPA6, which produces MSLILWKFVPLCRIPLPLWVLDEIKKDVELAYCDRFGRRNIEYICKGLILAMSSSAFIGSSLILKKKGLKRFAARGTHAGVGGYTYLLEPLWWAGMVTMIIGEIANFVAYIYAPAVLVTPLSALSIIVRYY; this is translated from the exons ATGAGCCTCATACTCTGGAAGTTTGTCCCCTTGTGTAGGATACCGCTTCCTCTATGGGTGCTTGATGAGATAAAGAAAGATGTCGAGTTAGCATATTGTGACCGGTTTGGAAGAAGAAATATTGAATACATTTGCAAGGGGTTAATACTGGCGATGAGTTCCAGTGCATTCATCGGTTCAAGCTTAATCTTGAAGAAGAAGGGTCTTAAGCGTTTTGCTGCACGCGGTACTCATGCAG GAGTAGGTGGTTATACTTATCTGCTAGAGCCGCTTTGGTGGGCTGGCATGGTAACGA TGATTATTGGGGAAATTGCAAATTTTGTGGCTTATATCTATGCTCCGGCAGTTCTGGTGACTCCCCTTAGTGCACTTAGTATTATAGTTAGGTACTATTAG